A genomic region of Diachasmimorpha longicaudata isolate KC_UGA_2023 chromosome 17, iyDiaLong2, whole genome shotgun sequence contains the following coding sequences:
- the LOC135170506 gene encoding adenomatous polyposis coli protein-like isoform X3, with protein MTLPVSSYEALLVQVRELTHETILLQQQLSADLFDNLDPTDINHNVPQLYKNQGNDELLSDHVMRCDRSRLFEGGHPGLNDRNCLIFHPHSMLLDNGPEALDTDELTAKLINWRDSIANQSDQEETPLRRGKQHQSGALHPDKPDLPVYPRYSTSTTPTYQLGADQAQDSSPPGTNYSTTSIRCKYRESNNVMDSTGQQEIDQKTEIYSPPGRGYDEEGSSEDDVKGDDTTEGHRLSSLYHGTWPVKHNTWTAQGFSGQSGSNNHEMASVMSFSSGSGCSVGLQGHRRLGAKVDVVYSLLGMLGSSEGREDMSGTLLAMSNSLDSCLVMRQSGCLPLLVQLIHAPGQDPETRERASRALHNVIHARTDEKVGRREARVLRLLEQVRDYCQVLRTSLETERPPDDLERHPGPTIAALMKLSFDEAHRHAMCQLGGLHAVAELIEMDHAAHGTDSDDQSCITLRRYAGMALTNLTFGDGNNKALLCSFREFMKALVTQLRSLSDDLRQVTASVLRNLSWRADSSSKQTLREVGAVIGLMKAAMEGRKESTLKSILSALWNLSAHCSTNKVDICGVEGALAFLVDMLSYKAPSKTLAIVENAGGILRNVSSHIAVREDYRLIVRDRGCLQVLLRQLRSPSLTVVSNACGALWNLSARCPHDQRLLWDLGAVPMLRSLVHSKHKMISMGSSAALKNLLSARPGGSNLVHLDSTARGLGLPTLPTLNARRQRALEQEIDQNLSETCENIEPSTSPTTKDDKFSFKEDSVADIKRNYATGACRYNGVPRSESRESMTSATSTHSDTIFERVNRHVNGFTPSELQIKQQSASLHAATGFSGQGTRDSSKTSQLEKKYALKYKNSIPERLRPTDLGITSTISWATGPDQNSSCSFLRTSIEKKLSTSSSGAKIKTPSPISPVDVGNFSGNCNFDVGDFINKPIISPTSSHTSEGDPFGNYAETDLDQPTNYSLRYAERNSDEDEKQSSGYFAGSEQDIEDTIKTYCTEGTPYGTSLNSSRAASHSDLQDDGKIKHLSIEKDSSVRVYPKPRSCPLKNLPEKTSKPLSLPANTKEAHSDIDSGVPIEEDETETTDAIIVESTITHLTSIVVDEESKRLSDKKLREKINKRLNIGEPESLTESMASDGDDDDEDLLAACIHVGMQNNRHRQSFRRNSLEKATRESNLVRYQTSVVLHQMDNRLSEASNEDSTMESTLDKSSKLSPKSQSTDQIKSENASLETVDPESIDSYDSVERSEQVLLEFCIKSSPGNVETIGLSEPSSPSDGAEVVQPNGSSAAKAKIIPQAEAPLEDVHEYRRQRDPDAMIASLDRLTATLVQQTEAMRERESSAMKQSIQSDTWNEDSPNDNSFPTISMSVPLVASFKSDTEEDKAEDTQTISKTSFNDHSNMTTSRIIQQEAFRLAEAVNAEFRVLSLTCHDLEAIKPPSSMNSLISLTSSYVGPEILDNTTPRDHCHTSSLPTAIPKGRGGRKKSLPVGIVARRALGQGPSQTGSLDSLLNDSTGSQLENVKPPSMMDELLDTGDMESSMLSVASITSEIADSKDQDSNSLTSSDPIFDLIKPVANVLSMTCLKYAENSANNSLSEYLENINPPSLFNEISEIDDTTIDANTDTMCSDTLCIDVELKTEEISGIDRIEEGDNDTDEAATPISTEYSLSSSAESTPKRKLSSKNHLTPKQKRQLAKERYKTYTIAAELVKKEEEERRKHQGDPNNRVTRPKLSPFSKLTPKQRRQEDRARFQTQVLGAPFGAVNPSREGEDQDKSINTATVTLKTGIPSLRSFSSLKVKKNREDSRGRYRTRTLEDSDSQPDQSNESNQGIEDSGEGTSEEMQTMLQQNANIVLHTLNETKAEESIVDMETISLISHASGAEISLRMRLGDGMGTKYSTFVKKKSSQAVAVSQEVWQAVEEPQAPEPQPEEEELSSEGSDSESENGTSPVKQQPKRPRIIKPGSRDPSVDTNDVDKEPVSPKGIRGRRKALYSKPTIPKKITPQSSPVKQSSSGIPIGRNTSSTVVRATRATTLRQTTNANNSKALGSPKNVSVNKAVALSKRSSIPQRGPTTTPEETVKRHSTPPGCLSSPSKKSEVIKPLERQGTFTKDEPEMENTPMVMNSPSKSKIAKPTRGSPVHAVPAKSKISVRSFQSKLTKCSSADGIPSQKTGVTKRQVESGKNPDLTNAQGKKLGQRSNSNSSIVSQTSAGGSQKLTKETTSKIASLWKKVEESRNKQKYEKPDSRQWITADSQKTDGETVVQQLPTLRLFRSSTFEGVPKETGIRMPHKLGKDSKIWGQN; from the exons ctgtttaatttttcacccTCACTCGATGCTCCTCGATAATGGACCGGAAGCTCTCGATACCGATGAATTAACAGCTAAATTGATCAACTGGCGGGATTCAATCGCAAATCAAAGTGATCAG GAGGAAACGCCGTTGCGTCGAGGAAAACAGCACCAGTCGGGTGCGCTCCACCCGGATAAGCCGGACTTACCGGTGTACCCACGTTACTCCACCAGTACAACACCGACATATCAACTGGGTGCAGATCAAGCCCAGGATTCATCTCCACCAGGAACCAATTACTCCACAACATCGATACGATGCAAGTACAGAGAAAGCAATAATGTCATGGACTCCACGGGACAACAAGAGATCGACCAGAAGACCGAG ATTTATTCACCACCGGGCAGAGGCTACGACGAGGAGGGCAGCAGTGAGGATGATGTTAAGGGAGATGACACCACCGAGGGACACAGACTGTCATCTCTGTACCACGGTACTTGGCCTGTCAAGCATAACACATGGACAGCTCAAGGGTTTTCTGGTCAATCGGGAAGTAACAATCAT GAAATGGCAAGTGTGATGAGTTTCTCCTCTGGTAGTGGCTGCTCAGTAGGTCTTCAAGGTCACCGTCGTCTAGGTGCCAAAGTAGACGTCGTGTACAGCCTCCTGGGAATGTTGGGCAGTAGCGAGGGTCGTGAGGACATGTCTGGCACTCTCTTAGCCATGAGCAACTCCCTAGACAGCTGCCTAGTGATGCGTCAGTCTGGCTGTCTCCCCCTGTTAGTCCAACTGATCCACGCCCCAGGGCAAGACCCAGAAACCCGAGAGCGCGCCTCACGAGCCCTTCACAACGTGATCCACGCGAGAACCGACGAAAAAGTTGGGAGACGTGAGGCTCGTGTCCTGCGACTGCTGGAGCAAGTCAGGGACTACTGTCAGGTTCTCAGAACATCTCTGGAGACCGAGCGACCACCGGACGACCTGGAGAGACACCCAGGGCCCACAATAGCAGCGCTGATGAAGCTCTCCTTCGACGAGGCTCATAGACATGCTATGTGTCAACTCGGTGGTCTCCACGCTGTTGCTGAACTCATAGAAATGGATCATGCAGCTCATGGCACTGATTCAGATGACCAGAGCTGTATAACCCTGAGGAGATATGCCGGAATGGCCCTGACGAACCTGACCTTCGGTGATGGTAACAACAAAGCCCTGTTGTGCTCGTTCAGGGAATTCATGAAGGCACTTGTCACTCAGTTGAGGAGCCTCAGTGATGATTTGAGACAGGTGACAGCGAGTGTTCTCAGGAATTTATCTTGGCGAGCAGACTCCAGCTCCAAACAGACACTTCGTGAAGTTGGCGCTGTTATTGGATTGATGAAGGCTGCCATGGAGGGAAGAAAGGAATCAACGTTGAAGTCCATTTTGTCAGCCCTTTGGAACCTCTCCGCTCACTGCAGCACTAACAAAGTGGACATTTGTGGAGTTGAGGGAGCATTGGCATTCCTCGTTGACATGCTGAGTTACAAAGCCCCCTCCAAAACACTCGCTATTGTCGAAAATGCTGGAGGAATACTGAGGAATGTGTCAAGTCACATTGCTGTCAGGGAGGACTATCGACTCATCGTGAGGGACCGTGGATGTCTTCAGGTACTTCTACGACAGCTGAGATCACCGAGTTTGACAGTTGTCAGTAATGCGTGTGGTGCGTTGTGGAATTTATCAGCGAGATGTCCTCATGATCAACGACTCCTGTGGGATCTTGGAGCAGTACCAATGCTCAGGAGTCTCGTTCATTCCAAACATAAAATGATATCGATGGGCTCGTCAGCAGCTTTGAAGAATCTGTTGAGCGCTCGTCCTGGTGGCAGTAATCTTGTTCATCTTGATTCAACAGCTCGTGGTCTTGGATTGCCGACACTACCGACTTTGAATGCCAGGAGGCAGCGGGCACTCGAGCAGGAAATCGATCAGAATCTCTCGGAGACTTGTGAGAATATCGAGCCCAGCACATCACCGACCACTAAGGACGACAAATTTTCCTTTAAGGAGGACAGTGTTGCTGATATCAAGAGGAATTATGCAACTGGAGCTTGTAGGTACAATGGTGTGCCGAGAAGTGAGAGCAGGGAGTCCATGACGTCTGCCACCAGTACACATTCAGATACTATTTTCGAGAGGGTGAATCGTCACGTCAATGGATTTACACCAAGTGAATTGCAGATTAAACAGCAATCAGCATCCCTTCATGCTGCTACTGGTTTCAGTGGTCAAGGAACGAGGGATAGCAGCAAGACTAGTCAGTTGGAAAAGAAGTACGCTTTGAAGTACAAGAATTCAATTCCAGAACGTTTGAGACCCACTGACCTGGGCATTACTTCGACGATATCCTGGGCAACTGGGCCTGATCAGAACAGTTCCTGCTCCTTCCTCAGGACTTCTATTGAGAAGAAATTATCAACTAGTTCAAGTGGGGCCAAAATCAAGACTCCGAGCCCAATATCTCCAGTTGATGTTGGCAATTTTAGCGGTAACTGCAATTTCGACGTGGGTGACTTCATCAACAAGCCCATTATATCACCCACTTCATCTCACACATCTGAGGGAGATCCTTTTGGCAATTATGCAGAGACCGATCTTGATCAACCGACCAACTACAGCCTTCGTTATGCTGAAAGAAATTCAGATGAGGATGAGAAGCAGAGCTCTGGGTATTTTGCTGGGAGTGAACAGGATATCGAGGATACTATCAAGACATATTGCACCGAAGGGACTCCCTATGGAACGTCCTTGAATTCATCGAGAGCTGCGTCTCACTCTGATCTCCAAGATGATGGGAAAATCAAGCACTTGAGCATTGAAAAGGACTCGTCAGTGAGAGTGTATCCTAAACCGAGGAGCTGTCCTCTGAAGAATCTGCCTGAAAAGACTTCAAAACCCCTGAGTCTGCCAGCAAATACAAAAGAAGCTCATTCAGACATCGATTCAGGTGTTCCAATAGAGGAAGACGAGACCGAAACAACCGATGCGATAATTGTCGAGTCAACGATCACTCATCTGACGTCTATCGTAGTAGACGAGGAATCGAAGCGTTTAAGCGACAAAAAACTCAGAGAGAAGATTAACAAACGTTTGAACATTGGCGAGCCAGAGAGCCTGACTGAATCAATGGCCAgtgatggtgatgatgatgatgaggacCTCCTGGCAGCCTGCATTCACGTTGGAATGCAGAACAACCGTCATCGACAATCATTTCGAAGGAACAGTCTGGAGAAAGCCACACGAGAGAGCAATCTTGTTAGATATCAAACGAGTGTTGTTCTTCATCAAATGGACAATCGATTGTCGGAAGCCAGCAATGAGGATTCAACAATGGAATCCACTCTCGATAAGAGTTCAAAGCTCTCCCCCAAGAGTCAAAGTACAGATCAGATAAAGTCTGAGAATGCATCATTGGAGACTGTGGATCCAGAGAGCATTGACTCCTACGATTCAGTCGAGAGATCAGAGCAGGTGTTGCTGGAATTTTGCATAAAATCCAGTCCAGGAAATGTGGAGACGATTGGACTCAGTGAACCATCCTCCCCGAGTGATGGGGCAGAGGTAGTTCAGCCTAACGGATCATCAGCAGCGAAAGCCAAAATAATTCCTCAAGCAGAAGCGCCACTGGAGGACGTCCACGAATATCGAAGGCAGCGTGATCCAGACGCGATGATAGCGTCGCTGGACAGATTGACAGCAACCCTGGTGCAGCAGACCGAGGCcatgagggagagagagtcTTCAGCGATGAAGCAGAGCATCCAGAGTGATACATGGAACGAGGATTCACCGAATGACAATTCATTTCCAACTATCAGCATGAGTGTACCTCTGGTGGCCTCCTTCAAGAGTGATACTGAAGAGGACAAGGCTGAGGACACCCAGACAATATCCAAGACATCCTTCAACGATCACAGCAATATGACAACATCAAGGATCATTCAGCAAGAGGCATTCAGGCTCGCTGAAGCTGTCAACGCAGAATTTCGAGTGCTGAGTCTCACGTGTCATGATCTGGAGGCGATAAAGCCCCCGTCCTCGATGAATAGTTTGATATCACTGACGAGTAGCTACGTTGGTCCCGAAATCCTGGACAATACGACTCCTCGTGATCACTGTCACACCAGTTCCCTTCCCACAGCTATTCCCAAGGGTCGtggggggaggaaaaaatcattgcCAGTTGGCATTGTTGCCAGACGAGCACTGGGGCAGGGACCGAGCCAAACTGGCAGTCTCGACAGTCTTCTGAATGACAGCACTGGCTCGCAACTCGAAAATGTCAAACCACCGTCCATGATGGACGAACTCCTCGACACTGGGGACATGGAAAGCAGCATGTTGAGTGTCGCAAGCATAACTTCGGAGATTGCTGACTCGAAGGATCAAGACTCCAACAGTTTAACGAGCAGTGATCCTATTTTTGATCTGATAAAACCAGTTGCCAATGTTTTATCAATGACTTGCCTCAAGTATGCTGAGAACAGCGCCAATAATAGTTTATCTGAGTACTTGGAGAACATAAATCCACCCTCACTTTTCAACGAAATCAGTGAGATCGATGACACTACGATCGATGCCAACACTGACACAATGTGCAGTGACACACTTTGCATTGATGTTGAATTAAAAACTGAGGAGATTTCGGGTATCGACAGAATTGAGGAAGGTGATAATGACACTGATGAGGCCGCGACCCCGATATCAACGGAGTATAGTCTCAGTAGTTCAGCTGAATCCACTCCCAAGAGAAAATTGTCCAGTAAAAATCACTTGACACCGAAGCAAAAGCGACAGCTGGCGAAGGAGAGGTACAAGACATACACGATAGCAGCTGAGTTGGTGaagaaggaggaggaggagagaagGAAGCACCAGGGTGATCCGAATAATCGAGTTACTCGACCGAAATTATCCCCATTCTCGAAGCTAACACCCAAGCAGAGGAGACAGGAGGATCGTGCTAGATTTCAGACTCAAGTTCTTGGAGCTCCATTTGGTGCTGTCAATCCATCGAGGGAAGGAGAGGACCAGGATAAGAGTATTAATACAGCAACGGTGACACTGAAGACTGGAATTCCCTCGTTGAGGAGCTTCTCCAGTCTGAAAGTGAAGAAGAATCGTGAGGACAGCAGGGGACGTTATCGAACTAGAACGTTGGAGGATTCAGACTCTCAACCTGATCAGAGTAACGAGAGCAATCAAGGTATTGAGGACTCCGGGGAGGGAACGTCAGAAGAAATGCAGACAATGTTGCAGCAGAATGCTAACATTGTCCTTCACACTCTGAACGAAACAAAAGCAGAGGAATCGATTGTGGATATGGAGACAATAAGTCTAATTTCTCATGCCTCTGGTGCTGAGATAAGCCTCAGGATGCGTCTAGGTGATGGAATGGGGACGAAGTATTCGACTTTTGTGAAGAAGAAGAGCTCTCAGGCTGTAGCTGTCTCACAGGAGGTCTGGCAAGCTGTTGAGGAGCCCCAGGCCCCTGAACCCCAGCCAGAGGAGGAAGAGCTCTCGTCAGAAGGGAGTGACTCCGAGAGTGAAAATGGCACATCCCCAGTGAAGCAGCAGCCGAAACGTCCCCGAATCATCAAGCCAGGGAGTCGTGATCCATCTGTCGACACCAATGACGTTGATAAGGAGCCTGTGAGTCCCAAGGGCATCAGAGGCAGACGAAAAGCCCTCTATTCCAAGCCGACgatccccaaaaaaatcactccacAGTCGTCTCCAGTAAAGCAGAGCTCCAGCGGCATTCCCATTGGTCGGAACACTTCCTCGACAGTAGTTCGTGCCACCAGAGCAACGACCCTTCGACAAACCACCAACGCGAACAACTCTAAAGCCCTCGGGAGCCCGAAAAATGTGAGTGTGAATAAGGCTGTTGCCCTGTCGAAACGAAGCTCGATCCCCCAGCGAGGACCCACCACTACTCCAGAGGAGACAGTGAAACGTCATAGCACCCCTCCAGGATGTCTGTCCAGTCCTTCCAAGAAATCTGAAGTCATAAAGCCACTGGAACGACAAGGGACCTTCACCAAGGACGAGCCTGAGATGGAAAACACACCGATGGTGATGAACTCCCCCAGCAAATCAAAAATAGCAAAACCAACTAGGGGGTCACCTGTCCACGCTGTCCCAGCAAAGTCCAAGATATCGGTCAGAAGTTTTCAGTCCAAGTTGACCAAGTGCTCCAGTGCTGACGGTATACCCAGTCAGAAAACTGGAGTGACCAAACGCCAGGTGGAGAGTGGAAAAAATCCGGATCTGACTAACGCACAAGGAAAGAAACTGGGGCAGAGATCCAACAGCAACTCCAGCATTGTTTCCCAGACGTCAGCTGGGGGATCACAGAAGCTGACGAAGGAAACCACCAGTAAAATAGCGAGTCTGTGGAAGAAAGTTGAGGAGAGTAGGAATAAACAGAAGTACGAGAAACCAGATAGCAGGCAGTGGATCACAGCTGACAGTCAGAAGACTGATGGAGAGACTGTTGTCCAGCAGTTGCCGACGTTGCGGCTCTTTCGTAGCTCGACATTCGAGGGTGTGCCAAAGGAAACGGGCATCAGGATGCCTCATAAATTGGGAAAG GATTCCAAAATTTGGGGACAAAACTGA